In one window of Comamonas testosteroni DNA:
- a CDS encoding acetyl/propionyl/methylcrotonyl-CoA carboxylase subunit alpha — MFKKILIANRGEIACRVAATARRMGVKTVAVYSDADARAKHVAACDEAVHIGGSAPKDSYLRWERILEAAKATGAEAIHPGYGFLSENEDFANACAAAGLVFIGPPASAIRAMGLKAESKQLMEKAGVPLVPGYHGHDQNPELLQREADRIGYPVLIKASAGGGGKGMRLVEKSEDFAASLESCKREAINSFGNDAVLIEKYVLRPRHIEIQVFGDTQGNCVYLFERDCSVQRRHQKVLEEAPAPGMTAALRQKMGEAAVAAAKAVNYVGAGTVEFIVEQPGGYDQPEAMKFYFMEMNTRLQVEHPVTEAITGEDLVRWQLLVASGQPLPKAQSELRIQGHAIEARICAENPENNFLPATGHLAVYRKPECSSFEISDVRVDDGVREGDAISPFYDSMIAKLIVHGDDRAQALARLDAALARTHIVGLTTNVQFLRQVVKSQAFSNAQLDTALIEREREALFGKDFVGRDLAVAAAMAWQLQVEQAAQGADPFSRRDGWRMSGRYVRAFGFAYRGEDFTAGLAYGRGTQAAQTYQLGIGEGESRSDALLQWRALADGRLELGLDGKRTVVVVHAQGDQLSIFTEAGSTQITVVDQLAHAGDTGHEGGRLTAPMPGKVVSFTVKAGDKVSKGQPLAVMEAMKMEHTIAAPGDGVVLELLYVPGDQVSEGAELLRIEVAA; from the coding sequence ATGTTCAAGAAAATTCTGATTGCGAATAGAGGTGAAATCGCCTGCCGCGTAGCCGCCACCGCCCGTCGCATGGGTGTGAAGACCGTGGCGGTGTATTCGGATGCCGATGCCCGGGCCAAGCATGTCGCGGCCTGCGACGAGGCCGTGCATATCGGCGGCAGCGCGCCCAAGGACAGCTACCTGCGCTGGGAGCGCATTCTGGAAGCTGCCAAGGCCACGGGTGCCGAAGCCATCCACCCCGGCTATGGCTTTCTCTCCGAGAACGAGGACTTTGCCAATGCCTGCGCAGCGGCCGGCCTGGTCTTCATCGGCCCGCCCGCCAGCGCGATTCGCGCCATGGGTCTCAAGGCCGAGTCCAAGCAGCTGATGGAAAAGGCCGGCGTGCCGCTGGTGCCCGGCTATCACGGTCACGACCAGAACCCCGAGCTGCTGCAACGGGAGGCCGATCGCATCGGCTATCCCGTGCTCATCAAGGCCAGCGCGGGCGGCGGCGGCAAGGGCATGCGTCTGGTGGAAAAGAGCGAGGACTTTGCGGCCTCGCTGGAGTCCTGCAAGCGCGAGGCCATCAACAGCTTCGGCAACGATGCCGTCTTGATCGAGAAATACGTGCTGCGCCCGCGCCATATCGAGATCCAGGTGTTTGGCGACACGCAGGGCAACTGCGTCTATCTGTTCGAGCGCGACTGCTCGGTGCAGCGCCGCCACCAGAAGGTGCTCGAGGAAGCGCCGGCGCCTGGCATGACTGCCGCGCTGCGCCAGAAGATGGGCGAGGCCGCCGTGGCCGCCGCCAAGGCCGTGAACTATGTCGGCGCGGGCACGGTGGAGTTCATCGTCGAGCAGCCCGGCGGCTACGACCAGCCCGAAGCCATGAAGTTCTACTTCATGGAAATGAACACCCGGCTGCAGGTGGAGCACCCCGTGACCGAAGCCATCACGGGCGAGGATCTGGTGCGCTGGCAGCTGCTGGTGGCTTCGGGACAGCCTTTGCCCAAGGCGCAGTCGGAACTCCGTATCCAGGGGCATGCCATCGAGGCACGCATCTGCGCCGAGAACCCCGAGAACAACTTCCTGCCCGCTACCGGCCATCTGGCCGTCTATCGCAAGCCCGAATGCAGCAGCTTCGAGATCAGCGATGTGCGCGTGGACGACGGCGTGCGCGAGGGCGATGCGATCAGCCCCTTCTACGACTCCATGATCGCCAAGCTGATCGTCCATGGCGACGACCGTGCCCAGGCGCTGGCGCGTCTGGATGCGGCGCTGGCCCGGACCCATATCGTGGGCCTGACGACCAATGTGCAGTTTCTGCGCCAGGTGGTGAAGAGCCAGGCTTTCTCCAACGCCCAGCTCGATACCGCGCTGATCGAGCGCGAGCGCGAGGCCTTGTTCGGCAAGGATTTCGTGGGCCGCGACCTGGCCGTCGCCGCCGCCATGGCCTGGCAGCTGCAGGTTGAGCAGGCAGCGCAGGGCGCAGACCCCTTCAGCCGCCGCGACGGCTGGCGCATGTCTGGCCGCTATGTGCGTGCGTTCGGCTTTGCCTACCGCGGCGAGGACTTCACGGCCGGCCTGGCATACGGCCGCGGCACGCAGGCGGCGCAGACCTATCAGCTCGGCATTGGCGAGGGCGAGAGCCGCAGCGATGCCCTGCTGCAGTGGCGCGCACTGGCCGACGGGCGGCTGGAGCTGGGCCTGGACGGCAAGCGCACGGTGGTGGTGGTCCATGCCCAGGGCGACCAGCTGTCCATCTTCACCGAGGCGGGCAGCACCCAGATCACCGTGGTCGACCAGCTGGCCCATGCGGGCGACACCGGCCATGAAGGCGGCCGCCTGACGGCGCCCATGCCGGGCAAGGTGGTGTCCTTCACCGTCAAGGCCGGCGACAAGGTCAGCAAGGGCCAGCCGCTGGCGGTGATGGAAGCCATGAAGATGGAGCACACGATTGCCGCCCCCGGCGATGGCGTGGTGCTGGAGCTGCTGTATGTGCCCGGCGACCAGGTCAGCGAAGGCGCGGAGCTGCTGCGCATCGAGGTGGCCGCCTGA
- a CDS encoding DUF4126 domain-containing protein → MDIWQTIIDWLHRTGLHIDPDTARAVGDAAGQVGDVAARAGQAVGQMDMASMLALAAALGWASGFRLYAVVFAVGLLGASGLMPLPGGLHVLQHPMVLVISGGLLFVEFFADKIPVVDSVWDLFQSVLRIPAGAALAASVFAADSTTMAMAAALMGGTLAATSQAAKTTTRALINTSPEPFSNVGASLAEDTVSLGALWLALTHPLVFAAVLLVVVIAMWLVIWALWRFLKAIIRRLRGSGEAQDPLQKT, encoded by the coding sequence ATGGATATCTGGCAAACCATCATCGACTGGCTGCACCGAACCGGCCTGCATATCGACCCCGATACGGCCAGGGCCGTGGGCGATGCTGCCGGCCAGGTCGGAGACGTGGCTGCCAGGGCCGGGCAGGCCGTGGGACAGATGGACATGGCGTCCATGCTGGCGCTGGCGGCAGCCCTGGGCTGGGCCAGCGGCTTTCGCCTCTATGCCGTGGTGTTCGCCGTGGGCCTGCTGGGAGCCAGTGGTCTGATGCCGCTGCCCGGCGGTCTGCATGTGCTGCAGCACCCGATGGTGCTGGTCATCAGCGGCGGTCTGCTGTTCGTGGAGTTCTTTGCCGACAAGATTCCCGTGGTCGATTCGGTCTGGGACCTGTTCCAGAGCGTGTTGCGCATTCCTGCCGGCGCGGCGCTGGCGGCCTCGGTCTTTGCTGCCGACAGCACCACCATGGCCATGGCTGCCGCGCTGATGGGCGGCACGCTGGCCGCGACCAGCCAGGCGGCCAAGACCACGACGCGAGCCCTCATCAACACCTCGCCCGAACCGTTCTCCAACGTAGGAGCCAGTCTGGCGGAAGACACGGTATCGCTGGGTGCCCTCTGGCTGGCGCTGACCCATCCGCTGGTGTTTGCCGCCGTGCTGCTGGTTGTGGTGATAGCGATGTGGCTGGTGATCTGGGCGCTTTGGCGCTTTCTCAAGGCGATTATTCGACGCCTGCGCGGCAGTGGTGAGGCGCAGGATCCATTGCAAAAAACATAG
- a CDS encoding enoyl-CoA hydratase/isomerase family protein, which yields MTALTLTVDGGIARVTLAQPAIRNAFSDAAIAEITAAFLQVGERADVRAVVLAAEGPAFCAGADLNWMRRMADYSRDENRVDAGLLAEMLRVIYECPKPTIARVQGDVYAGGMGLVACCDMAVAADTAGFCLSEVKIGLIPATISPYVIRAMGARAAHRYFLTGERFSAQEAHRIGYVHEVVDADGLDAVVDGWLKHLLSAGPAAVRACKQLVLDMAEREISEQLIAATVESIATIRASSEGKEGVQAFLNKRKPNWLPG from the coding sequence ATGACTGCTTTGACTTTGACCGTGGATGGCGGCATCGCCCGCGTCACGCTGGCTCAGCCCGCCATTCGCAACGCCTTCAGCGATGCGGCGATTGCCGAGATCACCGCCGCCTTCCTTCAGGTCGGCGAGCGTGCCGATGTGCGCGCCGTGGTGCTGGCCGCCGAAGGACCCGCATTCTGCGCGGGCGCGGACCTGAACTGGATGCGCCGCATGGCCGATTACTCGCGCGACGAAAACCGTGTCGATGCGGGTTTGCTGGCCGAGATGCTGCGCGTCATCTACGAATGCCCCAAACCCACGATTGCGCGTGTGCAGGGCGATGTCTATGCGGGTGGCATGGGCCTGGTGGCCTGCTGCGATATGGCGGTGGCGGCCGACACGGCGGGCTTTTGCCTCAGCGAGGTCAAGATCGGCCTGATCCCCGCCACCATCAGCCCCTATGTGATCCGCGCCATGGGTGCCAGGGCCGCGCACCGCTACTTTCTCACGGGCGAGCGCTTTTCGGCGCAGGAGGCGCATCGCATCGGCTATGTGCATGAGGTGGTCGATGCCGACGGACTGGATGCCGTTGTCGACGGCTGGCTCAAGCATTTGCTCAGCGCCGGCCCCGCCGCCGTGCGGGCCTGCAAGCAACTGGTGCTGGACATGGCCGAGCGCGAAATCAGCGAGCAGCTGATTGCGGCGACGGTGGAGTCGATTGCCACCATCCGCGCCAGCAGCGAAGGCAAGGAAGGCGTGCAGGCTTTTCTCAACAAGCGCAAACCCAACTGGCTGCCCGGATGA
- a CDS encoding alpha/beta hydrolase family protein, whose amino-acid sequence MSRRHFLTCLPPVLLSAALAMPMAGAAEPAVQRMDARIPVWVPASGDSPAHRAELAGHVYRPQGQGPWGLIVLSHGTPSGKEAREAMTDRYGPQASALAELGYVVVTGLRRGYGASDGPLADRYGSCDAPDYAHAAQEAARDVAAIMTYGQKLPYVDGSHVLLLGKSAGGFASLALAAQQPAGLRGVVNFAGGRGSQPQMREKAAVCGEAQLLKTVAGFAATSRVPQLWIYAENDSYFRPPLVRKMAQSYLATGQNLKLVFAPSSGAEGHQFFDRAANIGQWLPQVREFLMQQLPGTAAAQLQNPNSLGDKP is encoded by the coding sequence ATGTCGCGTCGCCATTTCCTCACCTGCTTGCCGCCAGTCCTGCTGTCGGCTGCGCTGGCCATGCCCATGGCTGGCGCTGCCGAGCCAGCGGTGCAGCGCATGGATGCGCGCATTCCGGTCTGGGTGCCAGCGAGCGGCGATTCGCCCGCGCACCGCGCCGAGTTGGCAGGCCATGTCTATCGTCCTCAGGGGCAGGGCCCTTGGGGGCTGATCGTGCTCAGCCACGGCACGCCCAGCGGCAAAGAGGCGCGCGAAGCCATGACCGATCGCTACGGCCCGCAGGCGAGCGCTCTGGCCGAGCTGGGCTATGTGGTGGTGACGGGTTTGCGCCGCGGCTATGGCGCATCGGACGGTCCTCTGGCCGACCGCTACGGCAGCTGCGATGCCCCCGACTACGCCCATGCGGCCCAGGAGGCCGCGCGCGATGTGGCGGCCATCATGACTTACGGGCAAAAGCTGCCCTATGTCGATGGCTCGCATGTGCTGCTGCTGGGAAAGTCCGCCGGCGGCTTTGCATCGCTGGCTCTGGCGGCGCAGCAGCCTGCGGGCTTGCGCGGCGTCGTCAACTTTGCCGGCGGCCGGGGTTCACAGCCGCAGATGCGTGAGAAAGCAGCGGTTTGCGGCGAGGCGCAACTGCTCAAGACCGTGGCTGGCTTTGCCGCCACCAGCCGTGTGCCCCAGTTGTGGATCTATGCCGAGAACGATAGCTACTTTCGCCCGCCGCTGGTGCGCAAGATGGCGCAAAGCTATCTGGCCACAGGCCAGAATCTGAAGCTGGTGTTTGCGCCATCCAGTGGCGCGGAGGGACACCAGTTCTTTGACCGGGCAGCCAATATCGGGCAATGGCTGCCGCAGGTCCGTGAATTCCTGATGCAGCAGCTGCCGGGCACGGCGGCTGCGCAACTGCAAAACCCTAACTCACTGGGAGACAAGCCATGA
- a CDS encoding carboxyl transferase domain-containing protein, whose protein sequence is MSILGTQLNPRSADFLANAAAMQALVNELHARCDQNALGGNEAARAKHVARGKLLPRERVQRLLDPGTPFLELSPLAALNMYNNDAPGAGVIVGVGRVSGVDCMIVCNDATVKGGTYYPMTVKKHLRAQEVAAQNRLPCIYLVDSGGANLPNQDEVFPDREHFGRIFYNQANMSAQGIAQIAVVMGSCTAGGAYVPAMSDESIIVKNQGTIFLGGPPLVKAATGEVVSAEDLGGGDVHTRLSGVADHLAENDLHALALARQAVANLNKAKPASQADHAPAAPLFESEELYGVIPVDTRKPFDVREIIARIVDGSQFDEFKARFGNTLVCGFARIEGMQVGIIANNGILFSESAVKGAHFIELCCQRKTPLVFLQNITGFMVGRKYENEGIARHGAKLVTAVATAAVPKFTIIIGGSFGAGNYGMCGRAYSPRFLWMWPNARISVMGGEQAASVLATVKRDGIEAKGGSWSAEEEERFKAPIRQQYEDQGHPYYATARLWDDGVIDPADTRRVLALGLAAARNAPIEDTRFGVFRM, encoded by the coding sequence ATGAGCATTCTGGGTACACAACTGAATCCGCGTTCGGCAGATTTCCTGGCCAACGCTGCCGCCATGCAGGCACTGGTCAATGAGCTGCACGCACGCTGCGATCAGAACGCACTGGGTGGCAATGAGGCGGCACGCGCCAAGCATGTGGCGCGCGGCAAGCTGCTGCCGCGAGAGCGCGTGCAGCGGCTGCTGGACCCCGGCACGCCGTTTCTGGAGCTGTCGCCGCTGGCCGCGCTCAATATGTACAACAACGATGCGCCGGGCGCCGGCGTGATCGTGGGCGTGGGCCGCGTCAGCGGCGTGGACTGCATGATCGTCTGCAACGACGCCACCGTGAAGGGCGGCACCTACTACCCGATGACGGTGAAAAAGCATCTGCGCGCCCAGGAAGTGGCGGCGCAGAACCGTCTGCCCTGCATCTATCTGGTCGATTCGGGCGGTGCCAATCTGCCCAATCAGGACGAGGTCTTCCCCGATCGCGAGCATTTCGGCCGCATCTTCTACAACCAGGCCAATATGAGCGCTCAGGGCATCGCCCAGATCGCCGTGGTCATGGGCTCATGCACGGCAGGCGGCGCCTATGTGCCGGCCATGAGCGACGAGTCCATCATCGTCAAGAACCAGGGCACCATCTTTCTGGGCGGCCCTCCCCTGGTCAAGGCGGCCACCGGCGAGGTGGTCAGTGCCGAGGACCTGGGCGGCGGCGATGTGCACACGCGTCTGTCGGGCGTGGCCGATCATCTGGCCGAGAACGATCTGCATGCGTTGGCGCTGGCACGCCAGGCGGTGGCGAACCTGAACAAGGCCAAGCCCGCGTCACAGGCCGATCATGCGCCAGCGGCGCCCCTCTTTGAGAGCGAAGAGCTGTATGGCGTGATTCCCGTCGATACGCGCAAGCCCTTCGATGTGCGCGAGATCATTGCCCGCATCGTGGACGGCAGCCAGTTCGACGAGTTCAAGGCCCGCTTCGGCAACACCCTGGTCTGCGGCTTTGCACGCATCGAAGGCATGCAGGTCGGCATCATCGCCAACAACGGCATCTTGTTTTCCGAGTCGGCCGTCAAGGGCGCGCACTTCATCGAGCTGTGCTGCCAGCGCAAGACTCCGTTGGTGTTCCTGCAGAACATTACGGGCTTTATGGTCGGGCGCAAATACGAGAACGAAGGCATTGCCCGCCACGGCGCCAAGCTGGTCACGGCCGTGGCCACGGCCGCGGTGCCCAAGTTCACCATCATCATCGGCGGCAGCTTTGGCGCGGGCAACTACGGCATGTGCGGCCGCGCCTATTCGCCCCGTTTCCTCTGGATGTGGCCCAACGCGCGCATCAGCGTCATGGGCGGCGAGCAGGCGGCCAGCGTGCTGGCCACCGTCAAGCGCGACGGCATCGAGGCCAAGGGCGGCAGCTGGAGTGCCGAAGAGGAGGAGCGCTTCAAGGCGCCTATCCGCCAGCAGTATGAAGATCAGGGCCATCCCTATTACGCGACGGCGCGTCTCTGGGACGACGGTGTGATCGATCCCGCCGACACGCGCCGCGTGCTGGCGCTGGGCCTGGCTGCCGCGCGCAATGCGCCGATTGAGGACACGCGCTTCGGCGTATTCCGCATGTAA